One window of the Flavobacteriaceae bacterium YJPT1-3 genome contains the following:
- a CDS encoding ATP-binding protein, giving the protein MPKTQLPFLYITDEQAFQHQITMNDKMTVEDLTYELGLSRPDIIRYANCYNIDLMSYCKHKYNYPSNGVFTNATELLPNSYSFFKERQQEIKEHNNEFFKYKTVEFLCQQLNFDLKEFNTFYNHHSIRINSYTPHLGPQFEPNIKELTPTTKVRRISTQFLLHLVNGFPLKTSNGKSSSKENVALKEIIGYADFKSTVIDLLNPIKDSKALDLWGLRKPGGIILFGPPGCGKTFWANKNADYLDFEFEEIPRSRIASTLVDGSTKILKETLDNIEPRTIIFFDEFDSIAGSRSNSTASSQEGIKLVNTLLQEIPKLIARDVIIISATNYLTRIDTAVIRPGRFDLKIPIFPPNAEERAEIIYHKLTKDLQYQSPLRIIINTNKIFDYSFFKEVAKEMHLFSSSLIEDFVDTLKRRLKQIYDSGTNAQGIEINNELLNIVIKEVRAKLVKQDLEILSNFYLEVSSLTGSEIYQDRLDELKLELAIVLKDKKDPPRPIGFRQPKI; this is encoded by the coding sequence GTGCCTAAAACACAGCTACCATTCTTATACATTACCGATGAGCAAGCCTTCCAACACCAAATAACAATGAATGATAAAATGACCGTTGAGGATTTGACCTACGAATTAGGTTTAAGTAGACCTGATATAATTCGGTATGCCAATTGTTACAACATTGATTTGATGAGTTATTGTAAACATAAATATAATTATCCATCAAACGGCGTATTTACAAATGCTACGGAACTATTGCCAAATTCATATTCATTTTTCAAAGAGAGACAGCAGGAAATAAAAGAACACAACAATGAATTTTTTAAGTATAAAACAGTTGAATTTCTTTGTCAACAATTAAATTTTGACTTGAAAGAGTTTAATACTTTTTACAATCATCATTCTATCAGAATAAATAGTTACACTCCACATCTTGGACCACAATTTGAACCAAACATAAAAGAACTGACACCTACGACTAAAGTGAGAAGAATTTCTACTCAATTCCTTTTACATTTAGTCAATGGTTTTCCTTTAAAAACTTCAAATGGTAAATCAAGCTCTAAGGAAAATGTTGCTTTAAAAGAAATTATTGGGTATGCAGATTTCAAAAGCACTGTAATAGATTTGCTAAATCCAATTAAGGACAGTAAAGCTCTCGATTTATGGGGCCTAAGGAAGCCTGGCGGGATAATACTATTTGGACCTCCTGGTTGTGGCAAAACATTCTGGGCAAACAAAAATGCCGACTACCTCGATTTTGAATTTGAAGAAATTCCAAGAAGTAGAATTGCGAGTACTTTGGTTGATGGCTCAACCAAGATTTTGAAGGAAACTCTTGATAATATAGAACCACGAACTATAATATTCTTTGACGAATTCGATTCTATTGCAGGTTCTAGGTCAAATTCTACTGCTAGTAGCCAAGAAGGAATAAAGCTAGTTAATACCCTATTACAGGAAATACCTAAATTAATTGCACGGGATGTTATAATTATTTCTGCAACAAATTACCTTACTCGAATTGATACAGCGGTAATTCGTCCAGGAAGGTTTGACTTAAAAATTCCAATATTCCCACCTAATGCAGAGGAACGAGCAGAAATCATTTATCATAAGTTAACGAAGGATTTGCAATACCAATCTCCACTTCGGATAATTATCAATACAAATAAAATTTTCGATTATAGCTTCTTTAAAGAAGTCGCTAAGGAAATGCACCTTTTTTCATCAAGTTTAATTGAAGACTTTGTTGACACTCTTAAACGTAGATTAAAACAAATCTACGATAGTGGTACAAATGCCCAAGGAATCGAAATAAATAATGAACTTTTAAACATCGTTATCAAAGAAGTACGAGCTAAGCTAGTTAAACAAGATTTGGAGATTTTGTCAAACTTCTATTTGGAAGTAAGTTCACTAACTGGATCAGAAATTTATCAAGATAGACTAGATGAATTAAAATTAGAATTAGCAATAGTTTTAAAAGATAAAAAAGACCCTCCAAGACCAATTGGTTTTAGACAACCAAAAATATAG
- a CDS encoding DEAD/DEAH box helicase family protein — protein MKIQFDSSLDYQRDALKAITDIFQGQEICEANFTVYSPEFLAKQQNIAFNEIGYGNRLTLTEGNLVENVQNLQLANGLKPSERSEIDRNHLDFTIEMETGTGKTYVYLRSIMELYTKYGFSKHIIVVPSIPIKEGVYKSLQITEEHFKQLYDNLNYNFFIYDSSKLNEVRDFSTNDGLSIMVINIDAFRKSFENPDDARKKANIIHRYNDKLGYKPLDLIKNTNPVVFIDEPQSTMSTPLAKKAVQGLNPLAILRYSATHKEKVNLMYKLDAVDAYDKKLVKQIEVGSIQTEGMNNQAYIRLLEVRSKRNTIEARVEVDAMQGGSIQRVKKWVKQNQDLEELTGRIEYEGYIIKDIYVADEYIDFTSRDEELKVGEAIGSVDDKQIKTALISKTIEAHLDKELVLNPQGIKVLSLFFIDSVGKYRVYDEEGNASLGEYAEIFEKEYQKLIKKTKYASLFGEMKDVEVDASEVHNGYFSIDKKSKASNKKEKFEYFKDTTGKINADEDTYNLIMRDKEKLLSFDSKLRFIFSHSALKEGWDNPNVFQICTLKDAGNSDIRRRQEIGRGLRLCVNQDGERVYGFETNTLTVMATESYVDFVDNLQKEIEADTGIKFGVLETHSFNNIVMSIDGDEVEYLGQEKSEQLYDYLILKGYIDTRGKVQDLLRIAIKDDAVELPEEFAENEHVENQILSNLKAAAGKLQIKNQDDKKKVRVNKRVLNSPEFKELWERVKYKTTFSVDFDSDSLVKECIRALDDRLKITRGKLHYTKVKVAMSIGGLQANEDPTTYSENVKDEVQVLPDIVGYLQNETQLTRKSIVKILTGTNKLGYFKINPQKFIEGCIDIINEQMRLHIIDGIQYKKIGDSEYYSQELFENEELFGYLKSNLSESEKSPYDYVVYDSTVESKLANDFENSDNISVYAKLPNWFKIDTPLGTYNPDWAILWKDGDDEKLYFVVESKGTTLFGDLRPKEQGKIDCGKKHFKALDTEMIVAASMEDVTNEALMR, from the coding sequence ATGAAAATACAATTTGACAGTAGTCTAGATTACCAAAGAGACGCCTTAAAAGCCATTACGGACATATTTCAGGGTCAAGAGATATGTGAGGCTAACTTTACGGTATACTCACCAGAATTCTTAGCAAAACAGCAGAATATAGCCTTTAATGAAATTGGTTACGGAAACCGTTTAACACTTACAGAAGGTAATCTGGTAGAAAACGTTCAAAACCTTCAATTAGCTAATGGATTAAAACCAAGTGAACGCAGCGAGATAGATAGAAACCATCTGGACTTTACCATAGAGATGGAAACAGGTACTGGTAAAACCTATGTGTACTTACGTTCTATAATGGAGTTGTATACCAAATATGGTTTTTCGAAGCATATCATTGTAGTGCCATCTATTCCTATTAAAGAAGGTGTGTATAAGTCGCTTCAGATTACTGAGGAGCATTTCAAACAATTATACGATAACCTTAACTACAATTTCTTTATATACGACAGTAGTAAATTAAACGAGGTACGTGACTTTTCTACCAATGATGGTTTGTCCATTATGGTGATTAACATTGACGCTTTTCGCAAAAGCTTTGAAAACCCTGATGATGCTAGAAAGAAAGCAAACATTATCCATCGTTACAATGATAAATTAGGATACAAGCCTTTAGACCTCATCAAAAACACAAATCCAGTAGTGTTTATAGATGAACCTCAAAGTACAATGAGTACACCACTGGCTAAAAAGGCAGTGCAAGGTTTAAATCCGTTGGCTATTCTACGTTATTCGGCGACACATAAAGAGAAGGTGAATTTAATGTACAAGCTGGATGCAGTAGATGCCTATGACAAAAAGCTAGTCAAGCAAATTGAGGTAGGCTCCATCCAAACGGAAGGAATGAATAATCAAGCGTACATACGTTTATTAGAAGTTCGCTCAAAGCGAAATACAATAGAAGCTCGTGTTGAGGTAGATGCAATGCAAGGTGGAAGCATTCAACGAGTCAAAAAATGGGTGAAGCAAAACCAAGACCTAGAAGAACTTACAGGGCGTATTGAATATGAAGGCTACATCATAAAAGATATTTACGTAGCTGATGAATACATTGATTTTACCAGTAGAGATGAAGAATTAAAAGTTGGTGAAGCCATAGGCAGTGTAGATGACAAACAAATTAAAACGGCTTTAATAAGTAAAACCATCGAGGCACATCTGGATAAGGAATTAGTGCTCAATCCGCAAGGAATAAAAGTGCTCAGTTTATTCTTCATTGATTCCGTAGGTAAGTATCGAGTGTATGATGAGGAAGGAAATGCATCATTAGGGGAATACGCAGAAATTTTTGAAAAAGAATATCAGAAACTCATTAAGAAAACGAAATATGCAAGTCTTTTTGGGGAGATGAAGGATGTTGAAGTTGATGCTTCAGAAGTTCACAACGGTTATTTTTCCATTGATAAGAAAAGTAAAGCCAGTAACAAAAAAGAGAAGTTTGAATACTTCAAGGATACCACAGGTAAAATAAATGCAGATGAGGATACTTATAATCTTATTATGCGTGACAAGGAAAAGTTACTGAGTTTTGATTCTAAGTTGCGTTTTATCTTTTCACATTCAGCATTAAAAGAAGGATGGGATAATCCTAATGTATTCCAGATATGTACGTTGAAGGATGCTGGAAATTCAGACATTAGAAGAAGACAGGAAATAGGTCGAGGTTTACGATTATGCGTAAATCAAGATGGTGAACGTGTATATGGTTTTGAAACCAATACATTAACCGTTATGGCTACTGAATCGTATGTAGATTTTGTAGACAATCTTCAAAAAGAAATAGAAGCAGATACAGGTATTAAATTCGGAGTTCTGGAAACACACAGTTTCAATAATATCGTAATGAGTATTGATGGAGATGAGGTAGAATATTTAGGTCAAGAAAAGTCAGAACAGCTTTATGACTACCTCATCCTAAAAGGATACATCGATACCAGAGGAAAAGTACAAGATTTATTGCGTATTGCTATAAAGGATGATGCAGTAGAACTTCCTGAAGAGTTTGCAGAAAATGAGCACGTAGAAAATCAAATCCTCAGTAATTTAAAAGCAGCAGCTGGAAAACTTCAGATTAAGAATCAGGACGATAAGAAGAAAGTACGAGTAAACAAACGAGTACTTAACAGTCCAGAATTCAAAGAACTTTGGGAGCGAGTAAAATACAAGACAACATTCTCAGTAGATTTCGATTCAGATAGCTTAGTGAAGGAGTGTATTAGAGCCTTAGACGATAGATTAAAGATTACCAGAGGTAAGCTTCATTATACTAAAGTTAAGGTCGCTATGAGTATCGGAGGACTTCAAGCTAATGAAGACCCAACGACCTATTCTGAGAACGTTAAAGATGAAGTTCAGGTACTACCAGACATCGTTGGTTATCTTCAAAATGAAACTCAGTTAACACGTAAGTCTATTGTTAAGATACTCACAGGAACCAATAAGTTGGGCTACTTTAAAATCAATCCGCAAAAGTTTATCGAGGGCTGTATAGATATCATAAATGAACAAATGCGTTTACACATTATAGATGGTATTCAATACAAAAAGATAGGAGATTCTGAATATTATAGTCAGGAACTTTTTGAAAACGAAGAGCTTTTCGGTTACTTAAAAAGCAACCTCAGCGAAAGCGAAAAATCACCTTATGATTACGTAGTTTATGATTCAACAGTAGAGTCAAAACTAGCCAATGATTTTGAAAACAGCGATAATATCTCAGTGTACGCAAAACTTCCAAACTGGTTTAAGATTGATACACCATTAGGAACTTACAATCCTGATTGGGCAATCTTATGGAAAGACGGTGATGATGAGAAACTATATTTTGTTGTAGAATCAAAAGGAACAACCCTATTCGGTGATTTAAGACCAAAAGAACAGGGTAAAATAGATTGTGGTAAAAAACATTTCAAAGCTTTAGATACAGAAATGATTGTAGCTGCGAGTATGGAGGATGTAACTAATGAAGCTTTGATGAGGTAA
- a CDS encoding site-specific DNA-methyltransferase codes for MEKITKDHNLSQSENIVESNIDKLKALFPEIVTEGKIDFKVLQEVLGNELEEGEEYYRFTWAGKANARREAQKPSTGTLRPAPEESVDWDTTENLYIEGDNLEVLKLLQKGYAGKVKMIYIDPPYNTGKDFVYKDNYKDNLRNYQEVTGQIDKEGNKLSTNSDSDGRYHSNWLNMMYPRLRLARNLLKDDGVIFMSIDDNEIENLIKLCNEVFGEENRVDILKWKRKKQPSFLAKHTAKVMEYVLVYSKQKIALEKLSIEGTSDSTKKVINISNNESIRIFKKGVRVKIGDSGVIKAGVYKIRTMEVEYLNDVKYENGKTIEKVEVKSKFSTSQDNIDNYIDDELLFITSNYGLRRDVSEDEKGKRKSITDLLLKDWGDNQESDSEMRELFDTTEYFDYTKPSQLIRNLIKSNFTEDSIVLDFFSGSGTTAQSVMEMNTEDLGKRKHIQIQLPEIIDEKNKAFKDGYKLISEIGKERIRRAAKKIASAHSEKAKDLDLGFKVFKLDTSNIKGWDGNPDNLDDSLFDAQDNIKTDRTEHDVLYEILLKYGLDLTLPIEEKQIAGKTVFSVGYGALFICLADTITSKVAEGIGKWKEELQPEVCRVVFKDSGFTDVEKTNSVQTLKRFGITEIKSI; via the coding sequence ATGGAGAAAATAACCAAAGACCATAACCTTTCTCAAAGCGAGAACATCGTAGAAAGCAATATCGATAAGTTAAAGGCACTATTTCCAGAAATAGTAACCGAAGGAAAAATAGATTTTAAAGTACTGCAAGAAGTACTGGGTAACGAGCTAGAAGAAGGTGAAGAATACTACCGTTTTACGTGGGCAGGAAAAGCAAATGCAAGACGTGAAGCCCAAAAACCAAGTACAGGCACCTTACGACCAGCACCAGAAGAAAGTGTGGATTGGGATACCACAGAAAACCTATACATAGAAGGCGATAACCTAGAAGTACTCAAACTACTACAAAAAGGATACGCTGGTAAAGTAAAAATGATATACATAGACCCACCATACAATACAGGGAAGGACTTCGTGTATAAAGACAACTATAAAGACAATCTACGCAATTACCAAGAAGTCACAGGGCAGATAGATAAAGAAGGAAACAAGCTAAGTACCAACAGTGATAGCGATGGACGTTACCATTCCAATTGGCTCAATATGATGTATCCTCGCTTACGCCTAGCAAGAAATTTACTCAAAGATGATGGAGTGATTTTTATGAGTATTGATGATAATGAGATTGAAAATCTAATCAAGCTCTGTAATGAAGTTTTTGGTGAGGAGAACAGGGTTGATATTCTTAAATGGAAAAGAAAAAAACAACCATCATTTTTAGCAAAACATACAGCTAAAGTAATGGAGTACGTTTTAGTTTATTCAAAGCAGAAAATTGCTTTAGAAAAGTTGTCAATTGAAGGAACATCTGATTCAACAAAAAAGGTTATTAATATTTCCAATAACGAATCTATCAGAATTTTTAAAAAAGGCGTGCGTGTTAAAATTGGAGATTCAGGCGTCATTAAAGCTGGAGTCTATAAGATAAGGACAATGGAAGTTGAGTATTTAAATGATGTTAAATATGAAAATGGAAAAACCATAGAAAAAGTAGAAGTAAAATCAAAGTTTTCGACTTCTCAAGATAATATAGATAACTATATCGATGATGAATTGCTGTTTATTACTTCGAATTATGGTTTAAGAAGAGATGTTTCTGAGGATGAGAAAGGTAAAAGAAAATCAATAACAGACCTTTTATTAAAGGATTGGGGCGACAATCAAGAAAGTGATAGTGAAATGAGGGAATTATTTGATACTACTGAATATTTTGATTACACAAAGCCTTCTCAATTAATAAGAAATCTCATAAAATCAAATTTTACGGAAGATTCAATAGTTTTAGATTTTTTCTCTGGTTCAGGAACAACAGCACAATCTGTTATGGAAATGAATACAGAAGATTTAGGAAAGAGAAAACACATTCAAATTCAACTACCAGAAATAATAGATGAAAAAAATAAAGCGTTTAAAGATGGATATAAATTAATATCCGAAATCGGTAAAGAACGTATCCGTAGAGCAGCCAAAAAAATAGCGTCAGCACATTCAGAAAAAGCCAAAGATTTAGACTTAGGTTTCAAAGTCTTTAAACTCGATACTAGTAATATAAAAGGTTGGGATGGTAACCCAGACAATCTAGACGACAGCCTTTTTGATGCACAAGACAATATTAAAACAGACCGTACAGAGCACGATGTACTCTATGAAATATTGCTTAAATACGGATTAGACCTCACCTTACCTATTGAAGAAAAGCAAATAGCAGGTAAAACTGTGTTTAGTGTTGGGTATGGAGCTTTATTTATTTGTTTAGCAGATACTATTACCAGCAAAGTAGCAGAAGGTATTGGTAAATGGAAAGAAGAGCTGCAACCAGAAGTTTGTAGAGTGGTTTTTAAAGATTCTGGCTTTACCGATGTTGAGAAAACTAATAGTGTGCAGACCCTGAAACGATTTGGTATTACTGAAATAAAAAGTATTTAA
- a CDS encoding DUF262 domain-containing HNH endonuclease family protein — protein sequence MNISKESLIKLFNTGTNQYVIPFFQRPYVWKKEDCENLYEDLENTLKLNKAKVNTEHHKEHFIGTIITKNSPASTQMTAQYDLVDGQQRMTTFSLLIKALANSVDLSQENASHLYENLNGSLSFKDAYGKVHHRIIHNRLDKKAFDLIMESDGTTDEEIKEINNKIVDTYLYFREKYNSLTNDELLERNFTLLQRFPAINMVLEQHDDEQEIFDTINSLGVKLTTSELLKNHIFSDKKSQDLYKEYWEDVFEADEETVAFWNAKKTAGRVYRENIDVLLYCYLLIEKEKDVSLEHLFKDYKEWLSTKTFEEKQEFLKTLKNYADVYFNLPSGTELNNMRFSDNEKRFFHVIENLNITTIYPLVLYLYNNIQDEVEREKCFLLLESYLVRRAVCKLTTKNYNNLFISLIRQLKCGDSKQAISTRLNDILQGYSEDTARFPSDEDFRNGFHNTKLSNQQAREILFLISLYQINTVLNDLTALSCNAFSTEHIMPKKWSENWFKDLTPEESFERNRKLLTLGNLTIITKNLNSKLRNSAWENKRSILNQYSSLPITTNYTSSEHWDEETISNRANDLTDLALVIWKKH from the coding sequence ATGAACATTAGCAAAGAGAGTCTAATAAAATTATTCAATACTGGAACGAATCAATATGTAATTCCGTTTTTTCAAAGACCTTACGTTTGGAAAAAAGAGGATTGTGAAAACCTGTATGAGGATTTAGAAAATACATTGAAGTTAAACAAGGCAAAAGTGAATACTGAACATCATAAAGAACATTTTATAGGTACAATTATCACAAAAAATAGCCCAGCGAGTACACAGATGACTGCTCAATATGATTTGGTTGATGGTCAACAGCGTATGACTACGTTTTCACTACTAATCAAAGCTCTTGCTAATAGCGTTGACTTATCTCAAGAAAATGCAAGCCATTTATATGAAAATCTTAATGGTTCACTTTCGTTTAAAGATGCTTACGGTAAGGTGCATCACAGAATTATCCACAACAGGCTTGATAAAAAGGCTTTTGATTTAATAATGGAGTCAGATGGAACAACTGACGAAGAAATCAAAGAAATTAATAATAAGATAGTTGATACCTACCTCTATTTTAGAGAGAAATACAATAGCTTGACTAACGATGAGCTGTTAGAAAGAAACTTTACGCTTTTACAACGTTTTCCTGCTATAAATATGGTTCTGGAGCAACACGATGATGAACAAGAAATATTTGATACGATAAACTCTTTAGGAGTCAAATTAACAACTTCAGAACTACTTAAGAACCATATATTCAGTGATAAAAAATCGCAAGATTTATATAAAGAATATTGGGAAGATGTTTTTGAAGCAGATGAAGAAACTGTAGCATTTTGGAATGCTAAAAAGACAGCGGGTAGAGTATATCGTGAGAATATCGATGTCCTACTGTATTGTTACCTACTTATTGAGAAAGAAAAGGATGTGTCTTTAGAGCATTTATTTAAAGACTATAAAGAATGGCTTTCGACAAAAACCTTTGAAGAAAAACAAGAATTTCTGAAAACGCTAAAAAATTATGCAGATGTTTATTTCAATTTACCATCAGGTACTGAGTTAAACAATATGCGATTTAGTGATAATGAAAAACGATTTTTTCACGTCATTGAAAATTTGAATATTACCACCATATATCCTTTAGTACTTTATTTATATAACAACATTCAGGATGAGGTAGAACGTGAAAAATGCTTCTTATTGTTAGAAAGTTACCTCGTGAGAAGGGCAGTTTGTAAGCTAACTACAAAAAATTATAACAACCTTTTTATATCACTAATCAGACAATTAAAGTGCGGAGACAGCAAACAAGCTATTTCTACTAGATTGAACGATATTCTACAAGGGTACTCTGAAGATACCGCTAGATTTCCAAGTGATGAGGATTTTAGAAACGGTTTTCATAATACAAAACTGAGTAACCAACAAGCAAGAGAAATTCTGTTTTTAATTTCTTTATATCAAATAAATACGGTTTTAAATGACTTGACGGCATTAAGTTGTAACGCCTTTTCAACCGAACATATAATGCCTAAAAAATGGTCAGAGAATTGGTTCAAAGACTTGACACCTGAGGAAAGTTTTGAAAGAAATAGAAAACTACTCACTTTAGGAAATCTAACCATCATTACTAAAAACCTCAACAGTAAACTTCGTAATTCAGCGTGGGAAAACAAACGTAGTATTCTCAACCAGTATTCAAGTTTACCAATAACAACTAATTACACTTCATCTGAGCATTGGGATGAAGAAACCATATCAAATAGAGCAAATGACCTAACAGATTTAGCTCTTGTAATCTGGAAAAAGCACTAA
- a CDS encoding DUF4391 domain-containing protein: MSFRYNDILNIPERNLVQQRLTKAFFLRLDGISSAEKKLLNTIIEQMEIVAQLIPSTSNIPAVVNDTDSYEQVLVILCKVSDNQLQKGAEKCISFIQKYISHQVIVIVEDAIEFVMNATVKRINQNDKTKLTIERYFTTIPLSKLYKNELTDSFYKALDFSNLDKTNLELLYKSYIQAIVQYQAASITGSYQKRSNARTAQDMEHLEQIEQLERDIVSLSSQIKKESQLNEKVRLNIGIQEKRNQIKNIKHLLNEH, translated from the coding sequence ATGAGTTTCAGATACAACGACATATTAAATATTCCAGAACGTAATCTAGTTCAACAACGCTTAACGAAAGCATTCTTCCTTCGCTTGGATGGAATTTCCAGTGCTGAAAAAAAGTTATTGAATACCATTATTGAACAAATGGAAATTGTAGCTCAGCTAATTCCTTCTACAAGTAATATTCCAGCAGTTGTAAATGATACAGACAGCTATGAACAAGTGCTTGTTATCCTTTGTAAAGTTTCAGACAATCAATTACAGAAAGGAGCTGAAAAATGTATTTCCTTTATCCAAAAATATATTTCACATCAAGTGATAGTTATAGTCGAAGATGCTATTGAATTTGTAATGAATGCTACGGTAAAACGTATCAATCAAAACGATAAAACCAAACTGACCATTGAACGCTATTTTACAACAATTCCGTTGTCAAAATTGTATAAAAATGAGCTTACAGATTCATTTTACAAAGCTTTAGATTTTTCTAATCTAGATAAAACAAATCTAGAGTTACTATATAAAAGCTACATCCAAGCGATAGTACAATATCAAGCTGCAAGCATAACTGGAAGCTATCAAAAACGAAGTAACGCTCGTACAGCTCAAGATATGGAGCATCTGGAGCAAATAGAACAGCTAGAAAGAGATATCGTCTCATTATCTAGTCAAATAAAAAAAGAAAGCCAGCTGAACGAAAAAGTGCGGTTGAACATTGGAATACAAGAGAAACGTAATCAAATAAAAAATATAAAGCATCTACTGAATGAACATTAG